The following proteins are co-located in the Callospermophilus lateralis isolate mCalLat2 chromosome 8, mCalLat2.hap1, whole genome shotgun sequence genome:
- the Srd5a3 gene encoding polyprenal reductase — MAPWAGSEASSPNPLRALWLALAAAFLLTLLLQLVPPSLLPGCALFQDLIRYGKTKLGGPRRPALCRAFDVPKRYFSHFYVISVLWNGFLLWFLTQSLFLGVPFPHWLHRLLRILGAAQFQGGELALSAFLVLVFLWLHSLRRLFECFYVSVFSNAVIHLVQYCFGLVYYVLVGLTVLSQVPLDGRNVYVIGKNLLMQARWFHILGMMMFFWSSAHQYKCHVILGNLRKNKAGVVIHCNHRIPFGDWFEYVSSPNYLAELMIYISMAVTFGFHNLTWWLVVTYVFFSQALSAFLSHKFYKSKFVSYPKHRKAFLPFLF; from the exons ATGGCTCCCTGGGCGGGGTCCGAGGCCTCGTCGCCGAACCCGCTGCGCGCGCTGTGGCTGGCGCTGGCCGCCGCCTTCCTGCTGACCTTGCTGCTGCAGCTCGTGCCGCCCAGCCTGCTCCCGGGCTGCGCGCTCTTCCAGGACCTGATCCGCTATGGGAAAACCAAGCTGGGGGGGCCGCGGCGCCCGGCTCTCTGCCGGGCCTTTGATGTCCCCAAGAG GTATTTTTCTCACTTCTATGTCATCTCGGTGCTGTGGAATGGCTTCCTGCTTTGGTTCCTTACCCAATCTCTCTTCCTGGGAGTACCTTTTCCACACTGGCTTCACCGTTTGCTCAGAATTCTTGGGGCAGCGCAGTTCCAAG GGGGTGAGCTGGCACTGTCTGCCTTCTTAGTGCTCGTGTTCCTGTGGCTGCACAGCTTGCGGAGACTCTTCGAGTGCTTCTACGTCAGTGTCTTCTCCAACGCCGTGATTCACCTTGTGCAGTATTGTTTTGGACTCGTCTACTACGTCCTGGTCGGCCTGACCGTGCTGAGCCAGGTGCCACTGGATGGCAGGAATG tCTATGTAATAGGGAAAAATCTGTTGATGCAAGCACGCTGGTTTCACATCCTGGGAATGATGATGTTCTTCTGGTCATCTGCCCATCAGTATAAATGCCACGTCATTCTCGGCAATCTCAGGAAAAATAAAGCAG GAGtggtcattcactgcaaccatcgGATCCCATTTGGAGACTGGTTTGAATATGTTTCTTCCCCTAACTACTTAGCAGAGCTGATGATCTACATTTCCATGGCTGTCACCTTTGGGTTCCACAATTTAACTTGGTGGCTAGTGGTGACATATGTCTTCTTCAGCCAGGCCCTGTCTGCTTTCCTCAGCCACAAATTCTACAAAAGCAAATTTGTCTCCTACCCAAAGCATAGGAAAGCTTtcctaccatttttgttttga